Proteins found in one Bremerella volcania genomic segment:
- a CDS encoding DUF6878 family protein — protein sequence MTDSDSAADWMTAYQERLERERTEARQAMGKACDALDELGVTAVRIEYDGYGDSGAVEGVTATGPAGDVAIPADLREELISAAERLLPDGWENNTGAFGELVLDVAHRRLTREHNWRVETSEYDEEVWEL from the coding sequence ATGACCGACTCTGATTCTGCAGCCGATTGGATGACCGCGTATCAGGAGCGACTGGAACGAGAGCGAACAGAAGCTCGCCAAGCCATGGGCAAAGCCTGCGATGCCCTTGACGAGTTGGGCGTTACGGCAGTGCGCATCGAGTACGACGGCTACGGCGACTCGGGCGCCGTCGAAGGCGTCACGGCAACCGGCCCGGCGGGCGACGTCGCGATTCCCGCCGATCTCCGCGAGGAGTTGATTTCCGCCGCCGAGCGACTGCTCCCCGATGGCTGGGAAAACAACACCGGTGCGTTTGGCGAGTTGGTGCTCGACGTCGCTCATCGCCGACTGACCCGCGAACACAACTGGCGCGTCGAAACGAGCGAATACGACGAGGAGGTGTGGGAGCTATGA
- a CDS encoding ThiF family adenylyltransferase has product MNAIEITPHDRFTRQRDLVPSDRLADVATTVIGVGAIGRQVALQLAAIGAPRIQLVDFDAVDVTNVTTQGYAAEDVDQPKVLATATAIRRLDASIQVATIQDRYRAKLEIGEAVFCCVDSISTRAAIWRSAANRCRFWVDGRMLGETIRILAASDTDTFARYANTLFAPADAQTGSCTSRSTIYAASIAAGLMVHQFTRWLRRLPVDCDTTLNLLAGECTVA; this is encoded by the coding sequence ATGAACGCAATTGAGATCACACCCCACGATCGTTTCACGCGACAGCGAGACCTTGTACCGAGCGATCGTCTGGCCGATGTCGCAACCACCGTCATCGGTGTCGGCGCCATTGGCCGCCAAGTGGCACTACAACTTGCGGCCATTGGTGCTCCGCGCATTCAATTGGTCGACTTTGACGCGGTGGATGTGACCAATGTCACGACACAAGGCTACGCGGCCGAAGATGTGGATCAGCCGAAAGTGCTTGCAACGGCCACTGCGATTCGTCGTCTGGATGCTTCGATTCAAGTTGCGACGATTCAGGATCGCTACCGTGCAAAGCTGGAGATCGGTGAGGCAGTGTTTTGCTGCGTCGATTCGATCTCCACGCGGGCTGCCATTTGGCGATCCGCAGCCAACCGCTGCCGGTTCTGGGTGGACGGCCGCATGTTGGGCGAGACCATTCGTATCCTCGCCGCAAGCGATACCGACACATTCGCCCGCTACGCAAACACGCTGTTTGCCCCGGCAGATGCTCAGACCGGCAGTTGCACGTCCCGTAGCACGATCTACGCCGCCAGTATCGCGGCCGGACTGATGGTCCACCAGTTCACCCGCTGGTTGCGTCGCCTTCCCGTCGATTGCGACACCACACTCAACCTGCTCGCCGGCGAATGCACGGTCGCATAA
- a CDS encoding AAA family ATPase — protein MTLSERLAETVRACFAGIWIQSHEHEDALLEIARLCHNEQWKMATWDIDQGLRLSGGTDGSTADTAAGADPLAAVRALSAMADDENPSLLVLVNFHRFLNSAEVVQAMARQIVQGKNNRTFVVVLSPVVQIPTELEKLIVCIEHELPDRDQIDEIARGVATEDGELPTGVELQRVLDAACGLTRYEVEGAFSLSLVRHGRIEPSSIWELKSQTLTKNGLLSLHRGSESFSDLGGLESLKSFCLRAMRPHNGSTRALKPRGVLLLGVPGTGKSAFCKALGNETGRPTLTLDVGALMGSLVGQTEERTRRALRIVDAMQPAVLFVDEVEKALSGVAGSGQTDSGVSARMFGSLLSWLNDHESDVFVVCTANDVTKLPPEFCRAERFDGLFFLDLPGKQQKQAIWRMYLDLFGIEADQRLPDDQHWTGAEIRACCRLAALLDVPLVQAAQNIVPVAVTSAESVDQLRNWASGRCLSADTVGIYTTASGSKAKSRRKIPRDPSVN, from the coding sequence TATCGACCAGGGATTGCGATTATCGGGTGGTACGGACGGTAGCACGGCGGATACGGCGGCGGGAGCCGATCCGCTGGCGGCGGTTCGGGCACTGAGCGCCATGGCGGATGACGAGAACCCGTCACTGTTGGTGCTCGTCAACTTTCATCGGTTTCTGAATTCCGCGGAAGTCGTCCAGGCCATGGCCCGGCAGATTGTGCAGGGTAAGAACAACCGCACGTTTGTCGTCGTCTTGTCGCCGGTCGTGCAAATCCCCACTGAACTGGAAAAGCTAATCGTCTGCATCGAACACGAGTTGCCTGATCGGGATCAGATCGATGAGATCGCCCGCGGCGTCGCCACCGAAGATGGCGAGTTGCCTACCGGAGTCGAGTTGCAGCGCGTGCTCGACGCCGCTTGCGGACTCACACGGTACGAAGTCGAGGGCGCCTTCAGTCTTTCGCTCGTGCGGCATGGACGTATCGAGCCGTCGTCGATTTGGGAACTCAAGTCGCAGACGCTGACCAAGAACGGTCTGCTCTCCCTTCATCGAGGAAGCGAGTCTTTTTCCGACCTTGGCGGACTGGAGTCGCTCAAGTCGTTTTGCCTGCGCGCGATGCGGCCACACAACGGCAGCACACGGGCGCTCAAGCCGCGGGGCGTGCTGCTACTGGGCGTGCCGGGCACGGGAAAGAGCGCGTTTTGCAAGGCGCTCGGCAATGAAACGGGCCGACCGACGCTGACGCTCGACGTTGGAGCGCTGATGGGTTCGCTCGTAGGACAGACTGAGGAGCGAACGCGCCGGGCGCTGCGGATCGTCGATGCCATGCAACCGGCCGTGCTCTTCGTGGACGAAGTTGAAAAGGCACTCAGCGGCGTTGCCGGTTCCGGCCAAACCGACAGCGGAGTTTCTGCGCGGATGTTTGGTTCGTTGCTCTCGTGGCTCAACGATCATGAATCGGACGTGTTCGTCGTTTGCACCGCGAACGATGTCACAAAACTGCCGCCAGAGTTTTGTCGCGCGGAACGCTTTGACGGTTTGTTCTTTCTTGACTTGCCCGGCAAACAACAGAAGCAAGCCATCTGGCGAATGTATCTCGACCTGTTCGGCATCGAAGCCGACCAACGTCTTCCCGACGATCAACATTGGACCGGCGCGGAGATTCGAGCCTGTTGCCGTCTTGCCGCCCTGCTCGATGTTCCGCTCGTACAGGCGGCCCAAAACATCGTGCCGGTTGCGGTCACCTCGGCCGAATCGGTCGATCAATTGCGTAACTGGGCAAGCGGTCGCTGCCTGTCGGCAGACACGGTGGGAATCTACACAACCGCGAGCGGTTCGAAAGCCAAGTCGCGGCGGAAGATTCCACGCGATCCCAGTGTCAACTGA
- a CDS encoding DUF6915 family protein: MNPYHHALSSAAHFGGRPDDYLPLHQWLDESKAFFADFRHRALRHHAEGIFLLERLFGVTITNSDGRSIPVRFIGEQHVKEDLGRIPTAQDWLEHLAPAPWMMKRGKLLYVSEAETHDADSIASDECEREARHV; the protein is encoded by the coding sequence ATGAATCCGTACCATCATGCCCTTTCGAGCGCCGCTCATTTTGGCGGGCGGCCGGACGATTATCTGCCGCTGCACCAGTGGCTCGACGAATCGAAGGCGTTCTTTGCCGACTTTCGCCACCGGGCATTGCGCCATCACGCCGAAGGCATCTTCCTGCTGGAACGTTTGTTCGGTGTGACAATCACCAATAGCGACGGTCGGTCGATCCCTGTGCGATTCATCGGCGAGCAGCATGTCAAGGAAGACCTCGGACGTATCCCGACCGCTCAGGATTGGCTGGAACATCTGGCTCCTGCCCCGTGGATGATGAAACGAGGAAAGCTGCTATATGTCAGTGAGGCTGAAACGCACGACGCTGACTCCATCGCCAGCGACGAGTGCGAGAGAGAAGCACGTCATGTCTGA
- a CDS encoding MoaD/ThiS family protein has translation MVANGEGGAKSRTHRAVECDDGRCGNRLDANDIDFTLNKTHERIHMKILVINNDGGGFADYVDVADGTTVAQLFERQIGATKPSHYLIRVNRQPCPADQVLREGDRISITPTKIEGAKS, from the coding sequence GTGGTGGCCAACGGCGAGGGCGGCGCGAAGTCAAGAACGCATCGCGCCGTCGAATGCGACGATGGCCGGTGCGGCAACCGACTTGATGCCAACGATATCGATTTCACACTCAACAAAACTCATGAAAGGATACATATGAAGATTCTGGTGATCAACAACGACGGCGGCGGCTTCGCCGATTACGTGGACGTCGCCGATGGCACGACTGTCGCTCAACTGTTCGAGCGACAAATCGGCGCTACCAAGCCGAGTCACTACCTGATCCGTGTCAATCGTCAGCCCTGCCCGGCGGATCAGGTGTTGCGTGAAGGGGACCGCATCTCCATCACGCCAACGAAAATCGAGGGCGCGAAATCGTAA